GTTGTTGGTTGTTAGTTGTTGGTGGAGAATGACTACTAACTATTCACAATGACAGGCGAGACGCCTGTCCTACGCCACTAACCATTAACAACTAACCACTCCTTTATAGTAGATACAACTTCAGCAATATCAATTTCCTGAGAGTTGCGGCTTTTCCTTTCAACGACTTCAACTTTACCATTGGCGATCGCTCGTCCGGTGACGATTCTATAAGGGATTCCAATTAAATCGGCATCTTTGAATTTTACTCCCGGTCGCTCGTCGCGATCGTCAAGTAGGGTGTCAATTCCGGCTTGGTTCAGTTCTGCATAAAGTTTTTCCGCGATTTCCACTTGTTGGGCATCTTTAACGTTAGGAATCGTAACAATTGCCTGATAAGGTGCGATCGCAGCAGGCCAAATAATCCCATCTTTGTCATAGGATTGCTCTACAGCAGATTGCGCTAACCGCGATACACCTACACCGTAACAACCCATGATTAGAGGTTTTTCTTCTCCTTGTTCGTTGGTATACGTTGCGCCCATTGCTTGGGAATACTTAGTACCTAATTGAAAAATATGTCCTACCTCAATTCCACGAGCGCTCATCAAAAGTTGATCGGGATTGTGAACGGCTCGATCCCCAGGTTTTGACTTACGCAGATCTACTGTAATTTCGGGTAATTTATACTGCTCATGCCAATTTGCACCAACGACGTGATAGCCAGATTCATTTGCACCCGTGGCAAAATTCTTCAAATCAACGGCTGTTTTATCAACAAAGCGTACAAAATTAGGAACGACATCTTTGGCGGAGTGAATGTGACTGTCGGCAATATCTGGTGCAATATAGCCCAAAGGTAAAGGTTTTAGCAGTTTTGATTGATCTTCCGCATCTGGTACTAACAACTTAATAGCAGCTTTGGCACCAAACTGAGGAGCAAGTTTGGTCAGTTCGTTTTGCAACTTGACATCATTAACCTCTTGGTCGCCTCGGATACTAACTAGCACTAACGCTGTCATCCCATTATCAAAAATTGTTTGATAAAGAACATTTTTTACGACTTGGGTGGGGGAACATTTGAGAAATTTACACATTTTCTCAATAGTCTCTGTTCCAGGAGTTGCCCGCTTTTCATAGCTAGTAAACGGTGACGGTTCTGCATCAGGTGGGAGAGAAACCGCTTTTTCTACGTTAGCAGCGTATTGTCCATCTTCTGTGTACAAGACTTCATCTTCGCCTGCTTCGGCTAGCACCATAAATTCCTGGGAACCAGAACCGCCAATTGCACCGGAATCAGCTTGTACGGCACGAAAAGCTAGACCGCATCTTCGTAGGATATTATGGTAGGCGGTATCCATATCCTGATATGTTTTTTTCAAACTTTCTTCATCTGGGTGGAAGGAATAAGCATCCTTCATGATAAATTCTCGTCCGCGCATCAAGCCAAAGCGAGGACGAATTTCATCGCGGAATTTTGTCTGAATTTGGTAAAAAATCTGTGGAAGCTGACGGTAGGAACGAATCATATCGCGTGCGATCGTCGTAATCACTTCCTCATGAGTCGGTCCCAAAGCTTGTTCTTGCTCGCGACGATCCTTGAGGAAGAACATAATGCCTTCCCCTCTGGTGTAAGTGTCCCATCGTCCCGACTCTTTCCATAACTCAGATGGTTGTAACTGAGGTAAGAGACATTCTTG
This genomic interval from Scytonema hofmannii PCC 7110 contains the following:
- a CDS encoding proline--tRNA ligase; this encodes MRLSQMLFLTLRDDPADAEIPSHKLLVRAGYIRRIGSGVYAYLPFMWRVLQRVSQIVREEINKVGGQECLLPQLQPSELWKESGRWDTYTRGEGIMFFLKDRREQEQALGPTHEEVITTIARDMIRSYRQLPQIFYQIQTKFRDEIRPRFGLMRGREFIMKDAYSFHPDEESLKKTYQDMDTAYHNILRRCGLAFRAVQADSGAIGGSGSQEFMVLAEAGEDEVLYTEDGQYAANVEKAVSLPPDAEPSPFTSYEKRATPGTETIEKMCKFLKCSPTQVVKNVLYQTIFDNGMTALVLVSIRGDQEVNDVKLQNELTKLAPQFGAKAAIKLLVPDAEDQSKLLKPLPLGYIAPDIADSHIHSAKDVVPNFVRFVDKTAVDLKNFATGANESGYHVVGANWHEQYKLPEITVDLRKSKPGDRAVHNPDQLLMSARGIEVGHIFQLGTKYSQAMGATYTNEQGEEKPLIMGCYGVGVSRLAQSAVEQSYDKDGIIWPAAIAPYQAIVTIPNVKDAQQVEIAEKLYAELNQAGIDTLLDDRDERPGVKFKDADLIGIPYRIVTGRAIANGKVEVVERKSRNSQEIDIAEVVSTIKEWLVVNG